ATTGAAGCGGCGAAATTCGCGAACACTGTTTTAACATACAAAACCGGCAAAGATGCATTGCAGGAATTAGAGAGCAGGACTAAACAACAAATTGACTGGCCGGAACTTTTTTTTATAGATATTCGGATGCCTGAGATGGACGGATTTGAATTCATCGAAAAAATTGAAGCATTGGTTCCGAAAAGTAATCCGCCAAAGTTCATATTGTATTCTACAGAAATTACCGACGAGATCCGGCAATCAGCCGGCAAAAATAAATTAATCCATAAGGTACTTCGGAAACCTTTTACCGTTGAAGATCTCCGCGGCTTGGCATCCTGATCTCTTTTCGATTCATATCAACTGGAAAAACAACATCCGTTTTACCGGCTATTGCTAAAAAACTCCCCATCTAAGCTTCTGAATTTTACCAAAGCAAAAATCCCCATCAATCCGATCAGGGGTGTTCGTAATACGGGATATCAGGGTTCGATACAGCCTCTTTTTGTTGCCAATAAGCCAAAGTCACCACTTGTCCTTGCGACGTCCTTAAAAGCCTCCCAAATACGGCATTTGTGGGATTAAACCTGACGTCTGTTACTCCTATGGTAAAGGTTTCAGGACCTGCACTGACCGGCTTATCAGGATCAGGAGCCGGAGCCCCTTTTGGAGGCGGACTTTTAACAACGACAACCTGGTAACCGTTGTATTCAAGCAATGGCTTCAAAAAATCAACCCTTGACTGAGCGGCATTCTTTTCAACGATGGAACATTTCACACCGTCAAGATCCTCAAATAAATGGTTTTGGTTAATGGCCATTTTAAAACAAATTACATTATTGCATTCAAATTTTTCCGAGAGTCTCTTAGATCAGAGACCATTGCTCAGAGAAAGTATATACTCGTACAATCCTGTCGTGAAACCGGTAATCAGTATCCCTGCGACACAAATAATCAATGCAGCTTTGTAACTCCAGTCTCCCTGCACAAGACGAACGGGATTTTCATTGGTATCCATAAATATCGCCCGGATTACCCTGAGGTAATAATAGAGCGAAATGATCATGTTCAACGCGGCAATGGTAATCAGCAAATAGTTTCCTTTCGCAGCACCCGCAGTAAGTAAGAATATTTTTCCGAAAAATCCCGCTGTTGGCGGTATACCTGCCAATGAAAAGAGTGACAAAGCCAAAACCCAGCTAAGCATCGGATTGGTTTTGTACAATCCTTTGAAATCATCTACAGATTCTCTTCCTGTTTCAGAAGAGATCAGAGAAATTACTCCGAATGCTCCAAGGTTGGAGAAGATATAAATCAGAATAAAATAAATGGACGAAGCCATCCCTGCATCTGAACTTCCTGATATCCCAATGAGAATATAACCGATCTGGGCTATTGAACTAAAAGCCAGAAATCGTTTCATGTTGTTTTGTCTCAGCGCGAAAAGATTTCCCACCACCATGGTAATGATCGACAACACCACCAGTGCATCGTACCAGATTGTAGACATTCCTCTGAAAGTTGAATACATCACCGACACGAAAACAAATACCATGGACCCTTTGGAGATAACAGAAAGGTAAGATGTCACACTCACCGGTGCGCCTTCATATACATCCGCGGTCCACAAATGGAAAGGAACAACAGATAATTTAAAAGCGAAACCGGAAAAGATCATGAGGAATGAAAGAATCTGCAAAGGATTTCCGTCAAAATAATAGGTGATGGATTGAAGAGAAAATGAACCTGTCAGTCCATAAAACAGGGAGATACCAAACAATAAAATGCCCGAAGAAAAAGCGGATGACATGATCATCTTCATCGCCGCCTCACTGCTGTTAGGTTTTTCAAGATCGAAATTACAAAGAGCAGCAAGAGGAATGGTAGACAGTTCCAATCCAAGATAAAACATCAGCAGGTTACCACTTGAAAGCATGAAAAACATACCAATCAAAGTGGAGACAATCAACATGTAGAATTCGGGAAGATGTTTGTGATTCTTAAGCCAGCCGGAAGATTGAAGACAAATAATCAGCAGTCCGAAACTGAGGATATTTTTTTCAAATGCAAGGAGCGCGGAGTTTCTGAACATACCGCCGAACAATTCACCGTTGGCATTCATCATCCAACCCCAGGCAAAATTGAGGAGCAAAAGTACATTCATCACATTGATAAGGGATGAATTCACGATTGGTTTACTCCTGATTTTTAAGACCAGCAGAAAAACCAGAATGAGCACAAGACTCAATTCATGTTTCATCAACAACAAGAAATCTGTCATTCCATTCATTTTAAAAGAGCAATTCTGCTCAATTGATTAAAGATGGCATCAGCACCCGGGGATACCAGGTCGTTGAGCCAAAACGGCATTATTCCAATCGCGACAATTCCTGCAATTAATACAACAGCCGCTAGTTTTTCATTCCAATGTGCATCCGTCAGATTAGAGAAACCTGCATTTTTTACCGGACCCATTACCGATTGACCTGTAGCTCTCAGAATGTATACAGCAGTCACCACGATAGACATACAAGCCAGGATGGTGGCTATGTGATAAAACGTTCCACTACGTTGCCAGGAACCAATGAACACTGTCATTTCAGCTACGAAACCACTGAATCCGGGAAGTCCCAGTGAACACAAACCGGCGATAAAAAAGACGGTGCTGATAAAGGGCATCATTTTCATTAAACCCCCAAGTTCAGCTACTGCCCGCGTATGTGTTCTTTCATACAACATTCCGATCGCGGCGAAGAAGAGTGCCGTCATCAGGCCATGTGATACCATTTGGAGCACTGCGCCGGTAATCGCTGTTTTCGTCAGCATGCCAATTCCCAACAACACAAAACCACAATGGCTTACTGAAGAATACGCGTTGATGTATTTCAAATCTGTTTGCATCATCGTTGCAAATGCGCCATAAATAATGGCAATCGCGGCGACGAGTACAATGTATCCTGAATAATAATGAGCTGCTTCCGGCATCAGGTAAGTAGCCACACGCAAACAACCGTAGCCACCAAGTTTCATACTGATTCCGGCCAGGAACATGGAAGCCGCGGTTGGCGCGGATGAGTGACCGTCAGGAACCCAGGTATGAAAAGGAAAAATAGCTGTGAACACACCGAAACCGATGAAGAGGAACGGGAAGAATATTTTCTGGATATAAAAGGGAATATGAAATGTACTGAGATGGACAATATCAAAGCTGTTTCCGGAATTAAAATACATCCCGAGCATCCCGACAAGTACCAGAGCAGAGCCTCCCATCAGCATCAATGCAAGTTTGTTCGCGCTGTACTCCTTACGTCCGCTACCCCAGATTCCAATGAGAAGATATTTGGGAATCACCGCTACTTCGAGGAAGAAGAAGAGCAGGAACAAATCCAATGAAATAAAGAATCCATAAGCTCCCGCACTGAGAATGATGAGTAAGAGAAAAAACTCTTTGGTCATTTTTTCAACTTTCCATGAAACCAATACTCCTGCAAAAACCACGAAGGAGGTCAGTAAAATCATGGCTACAGAAATTCCATCAACACCAATATGAAAATTAATATTTAGAGCGGGAAACCATGCCGAGCTGGACTCAAAAAGGAACGCAGCAGTATTGCCCAACGCACGCTCGGCAAGGTAATTTTGCAGAAGCAACAAGGATGCAAGCAATTGCAACCCCGAGCCTGCCATTGCTACTGTTCGGGATGCCTTCGCGTTACTAATTGCCAGAACTGCGGCAGTAAGTAAAGGAAGAAGCAAGAGTATCGTGAGAATCATAATTTTTTCTTAATGAATCCAAACATAAATAAAGAGCAATGCCAGTCCGATAACCCCGGTAAGGAAATAGGCTGCATAGTTCTGCACTTTCCCGGACTGCATTCCACTAATAGAGAACGAGAAAACCTGTGCAGCGGCGCCCAAAGTATTCATCACACCATCCACAATATTACGGTCAATCCATGCGGCGGGTCGGCCGATCAGGTTGAATATAATTTTCTTTGTGATAAAGAGATAAATTTCGTCGATGTAAAATTTGTTCTTAACCGTTGAAAAGAAGGAACCGAAAAGGCCCGCAACTTTATCCGGATAAGCAGATACTTTTTTATAAAAGACAAAAGCAATGAGAATTCCGGCGAGAGAAAGTCCCACCGGCAATATGCTGAATGAAATATGCATCTCAGAAGCGAGGGCCTTTCCATCCGAAGAAACAAAATTTCCAAAGGGAATCCATCCTGCAGAAATCGCCAGCAATCCTAATACACCAAGTGGAAATAACATCGATGCAGGTCCTTCACCATGATGTGCATGCCCGTGATCTTCGTAAGGTTTAGTCCAGAAGATTGAAAAATACAGACGGAACATATAGAATGCCGTAATTCCCGCAGTTACTAATGCCACCCAATATATCAGGGGATTTGAGTGGAAAGCGGCGAGGAGAATTTCTTCCTTACTGAAGAAACCTGAAAATGGAGGCACTCCGGCTATTGCAAGACAAGCGATCAGGAAGGTAATGTGTGTGACAGGCAGAAATTTCCGTAAACCTCCCATATCTTTCATCTCATTGCTGTGCACATAATGAATCACAGAACCTGCTCCGAGGAAGAGCAGCGCTTTGAACATCGCGTGAGTGAATAAATGGAACATGGAAGCTGTGTAACCAACACCTGCTTCACCACCATAATTTGACACTCCCAGAGCAAACATCATGTAACCGATCTGAGACATCGTAGAATATGCCAGCACACGTTTAATATCGGTTTGTGTACAGGCGATCAATGCGGCAACCAGAGCTGAAATTGCCCCGGTATATGCGACTACATCGAGTGCGACCGGACAAGCCAGTGAGAATACAGGGAACAATCGGGCTACCAAATACACACCAGCGACAACCATGGTAGCTGCATGGATGAGAGCGGAAACAGGTGTCGGGCCTTCCATGGCATCCGGCAACCAGACATGCAAAGGAAACATCGCGGATTTGCCGGCTCCGCCAATGAACACCAGAGTCAATCCCCAGGTAAGAGCTGAAATTCCGAGGAAGGTCGCGGAAGAAGCCGATTGAGCAAAGGGTGAACCGGGTGTAGTGAGACGTTCTGTGAGAGAAACGAAATCAAGCGTTTCTGAATAGAAGGATAATATTAGAATACCGATCAGGAATCCCAGATCTGCAAACCGTGTCACAATGAATGCCTTCTTCGCTGCAGCAACTGCTGAAGGTTTGTTGTAATAATATCCAATGAGAAGGAACGATGACACTCCGACAAGTTCCCAGAAAATATATGTTTGGAAAATATTGGTGGACAATACTAATCCAAGCATGGAGAAAGTAAACAAAGAGAGGAAAGAATAATATGTCGCATAGCGCTCCTCCCCTTTCATGTAACCCAGACTGTAGATGTGCACCATCAGGGAAACAAAAGTAACCACGACGATCATCATCACTGATATCGGATCCAGGAGAATTCCCATGTTGATGGAAAGGGTCTCACTAAATTTCAACCAGGTAAACTGTAATGGAATAACAGCGGTATACGTATCACCTGCTTTGCCGAAACTGAAAAAATAATTATAGGCGGTAAGCAGACTGATCACAGCCGAAACAGCCAGTGAAAGGGTTCCGATAATCCCTGAGAAATTCCCGATATATTTCCGGCCGAACAATCCAAGTAAAAGGAAAGAAGCAAGCGGCAATAAAGGAACAAGTACCAACAGTGAAATATTCATCGTTCTTTAATTCTTCAATTCAGGTATTCTGCAAGTGTACTATTTAATCAATCTTTCATCACCTCTGCGTCTTCCACATCGATTGATCTGTGTCTTCTGTAGAGATTGATGATAATGGCTATGGCAACAGCCGCTTCAGCAGCAGCGATCGTAATAATAAATATGCTAAAGAACACACCTTCCATTTTCCCGGGAAAGAGAAATTTGTTGAAGGCAAGGAAATTAATGTTCACACTATTCAATAATAACTCAACCGACATGAGCATGACAATCAGGTTCCTTCTTGTCAGAAAACCATATACACCAATGAAAAACAAAGATGTACTCAATACAAGTAAGTGTGTTAAACCAATCTCGTTCATTTGTCTCCCGGAGCTTTAATTGCAATCGTTATGCAACCAATCATGGCTGCCAATAATAATAAACTGACCACTTCAAAAGGAAGTGAATATCCA
Above is a window of Bacteroidota bacterium DNA encoding:
- a CDS encoding response regulator, with translation MSFNSPYNQIVIIDDTDVDLFISKKIIEAAKFANTVLTYKTGKDALQELESRTKQQIDWPELFFIDIRMPEMDGFEFIEKIEALVPKSNPPKFILYSTEITDEIRQSAGKNKLIHKVLRKPFTVEDLRGLAS
- a CDS encoding NADH-quinone oxidoreductase subunit N, which codes for MTDFLLLMKHELSLVLILVFLLVLKIRSKPIVNSSLINVMNVLLLLNFAWGWMMNANGELFGGMFRNSALLAFEKNILSFGLLIICLQSSGWLKNHKHLPEFYMLIVSTLIGMFFMLSSGNLLMFYLGLELSTIPLAALCNFDLEKPNSSEAAMKMIMSSAFSSGILLFGISLFYGLTGSFSLQSITYYFDGNPLQILSFLMIFSGFAFKLSVVPFHLWTADVYEGAPVSVTSYLSVISKGSMVFVFVSVMYSTFRGMSTIWYDALVVLSIITMVVGNLFALRQNNMKRFLAFSSIAQIGYILIGISGSSDAGMASSIYFILIYIFSNLGAFGVISLISSETGRESVDDFKGLYKTNPMLSWVLALSLFSLAGIPPTAGFFGKIFLLTAGAAKGNYLLITIAALNMIISLYYYLRVIRAIFMDTNENPVRLVQGDWSYKAALIICVAGILITGFTTGLYEYILSLSNGL
- a CDS encoding NADH-quinone oxidoreductase subunit M; this encodes MMILTILLLLPLLTAAVLAISNAKASRTVAMAGSGLQLLASLLLLQNYLAERALGNTAAFLFESSSAWFPALNINFHIGVDGISVAMILLTSFVVFAGVLVSWKVEKMTKEFFLLLIILSAGAYGFFISLDLFLLFFFLEVAVIPKYLLIGIWGSGRKEYSANKLALMLMGGSALVLVGMLGMYFNSGNSFDIVHLSTFHIPFYIQKIFFPFLFIGFGVFTAIFPFHTWVPDGHSSAPTAASMFLAGISMKLGGYGCLRVATYLMPEAAHYYSGYIVLVAAIAIIYGAFATMMQTDLKYINAYSSVSHCGFVLLGIGMLTKTAITGAVLQMVSHGLMTALFFAAIGMLYERTHTRAVAELGGLMKMMPFISTVFFIAGLCSLGLPGFSGFVAEMTVFIGSWQRSGTFYHIATILACMSIVVTAVYILRATGQSVMGPVKNAGFSNLTDAHWNEKLAAVVLIAGIVAIGIMPFWLNDLVSPGADAIFNQLSRIALLK
- the nuoL gene encoding NADH-quinone oxidoreductase subunit L; the encoded protein is MNISLLVLVPLLPLASFLLLGLFGRKYIGNFSGIIGTLSLAVSAVISLLTAYNYFFSFGKAGDTYTAVIPLQFTWLKFSETLSINMGILLDPISVMMIVVVTFVSLMVHIYSLGYMKGEERYATYYSFLSLFTFSMLGLVLSTNIFQTYIFWELVGVSSFLLIGYYYNKPSAVAAAKKAFIVTRFADLGFLIGILILSFYSETLDFVSLTERLTTPGSPFAQSASSATFLGISALTWGLTLVFIGGAGKSAMFPLHVWLPDAMEGPTPVSALIHAATMVVAGVYLVARLFPVFSLACPVALDVVAYTGAISALVAALIACTQTDIKRVLAYSTMSQIGYMMFALGVSNYGGEAGVGYTASMFHLFTHAMFKALLFLGAGSVIHYVHSNEMKDMGGLRKFLPVTHITFLIACLAIAGVPPFSGFFSKEEILLAAFHSNPLIYWVALVTAGITAFYMFRLYFSIFWTKPYEDHGHAHHGEGPASMLFPLGVLGLLAISAGWIPFGNFVSSDGKALASEMHISFSILPVGLSLAGILIAFVFYKKVSAYPDKVAGLFGSFFSTVKNKFYIDEIYLFITKKIIFNLIGRPAAWIDRNIVDGVMNTLGAAAQVFSFSISGMQSGKVQNYAAYFLTGVIGLALLFIYVWIH
- the nuoK gene encoding NADH-quinone oxidoreductase subunit NuoK, translated to MNEIGLTHLLVLSTSLFFIGVYGFLTRRNLIVMLMSVELLLNSVNINFLAFNKFLFPGKMEGVFFSIFIITIAAAEAAVAIAIIINLYRRHRSIDVEDAEVMKD